In a genomic window of Kineococcus endophyticus:
- a CDS encoding GGDEF domain-containing protein, translated as MSGLRSPRGTADTTGVTAPRRAGSLLPRPFAADLEREFQVARNASRSRWFVPTALLGLVFFDLYVLLDLVMAPQVVELSLWLRLGLVSPVTLVGLWLRGRRIAARPGSRVDVLLVAGAASLVVGVLAVVQRSAPDALGGAYFAGALIVVVFFSTLLRNDVRGAAGVLATMVGAFGWGQWYVGSDPVALQATSLLAVAVSGLFGLVLAGTLEESERARFLAERRERRLAAEREELIAALAQAAVRDELTGLLNRRGLLDRVSAHPGTAGRGGVLVVDVDHFKELNDRFGHLEGDRCLTLVADALASACRPTDVVARFGGEEFVVVLDVEHGQDAGEGDVQLAGERLRAAVRGCALPHPRGGVVTVSVGAARGDWEAALAAADEAVYAAKAAGRDTVVVAAAVPGSTVGART; from the coding sequence GTGAGCGGGCTCCGGAGCCCGCGCGGGACCGCCGACACCACAGGGGTGACCGCACCGCGCCGAGCAGGCAGCCTGCTGCCCCGGCCCTTCGCGGCGGACCTGGAACGGGAGTTCCAGGTGGCGCGCAACGCCTCCCGGTCGCGGTGGTTCGTCCCGACGGCTCTGCTCGGGCTCGTCTTCTTCGACCTCTACGTCCTCCTCGACCTCGTGATGGCCCCCCAGGTGGTCGAACTGTCCCTGTGGCTGCGGCTCGGCCTGGTCAGCCCCGTCACGCTCGTGGGCCTGTGGCTGCGCGGACGGCGGATCGCGGCGCGTCCGGGCTCCCGGGTCGACGTGCTGCTCGTCGCCGGCGCCGCCTCGCTGGTGGTCGGGGTCCTCGCCGTCGTCCAGCGCAGCGCGCCCGACGCGCTCGGCGGGGCGTACTTCGCGGGCGCCCTCATCGTCGTCGTGTTCTTCAGCACGCTCCTGCGCAACGACGTCCGCGGAGCCGCTGGGGTGCTCGCGACGATGGTCGGCGCGTTCGGGTGGGGGCAGTGGTACGTGGGGTCGGACCCCGTGGCGCTGCAGGCCACGTCGCTGCTCGCGGTCGCCGTCAGCGGCCTGTTCGGGCTCGTGCTGGCCGGGACCCTCGAGGAGAGCGAGCGGGCCCGCTTCCTCGCCGAACGCCGCGAACGCCGGCTGGCCGCCGAGCGCGAGGAGCTCATCGCCGCGCTGGCCCAGGCCGCCGTCCGGGACGAGCTGACCGGTCTGCTCAACCGCCGCGGGCTGCTCGACCGCGTGTCGGCGCACCCGGGCACCGCGGGCCGCGGGGGCGTCCTCGTGGTCGACGTCGACCACTTCAAGGAACTGAACGACCGGTTCGGCCACCTCGAGGGGGACCGGTGCCTCACGCTGGTCGCGGACGCCCTGGCCTCGGCGTGCCGTCCCACGGACGTGGTGGCGCGCTTCGGCGGGGAGGAGTTCGTCGTGGTGCTCGACGTGGAGCACGGGCAGGACGCCGGGGAGGGCGACGTGCAGCTGGCCGGGGAACGACTGCGTGCCGCGGTGCGCGGGTGCGCGCTGCCGCACCCCCGCGGCGGGGTGGTGACCGTGAGCGTCGGTGCGGCCCGCGGGGACTGGGAAGCGGCGCTGGCCGCCGCCGACGAGGCCGTCTACGCGGCCAAGGCGGCCGGGCGCGACACCGTCGTGGTGGCCGCCGCGGTGCCGGGGTCGACCGTGGGAGCGCGGACGTGA